The Flammeovirga pectinis genomic interval ATACCTATATAGGTATGAGTGGTACTCCTGTAGAAAATAGGTTATCTGAATATTGGAGTGTGATGGATTTTGTAAATAAAGGATATCTAGGTACTTTATCTAATTTCACTAAGACGATAGCACAACCTATTCAAAAATCAAGAGATTTTGAAGTACTTGATTATTTTAAAAGAATTACGCAACCCTTTATATTAAGGAGATTAAAGACTGATAAATCTATTATATCTGATTTACCAGATAAGATTGAGAAAAACCAATACATTAATTTATCACCTGCCCAAACAGTTATTTATAAGGAACTAGTAGATAGTGCCATGAAAGAAATTGCTGAAAATGATGGGAAAGCTAAAAAAGGATTGGTTTTAAAAATGATGATGGGATTGAAACAAATTTGTAATCATCCTCAATTATTTTTAAAAGACCCCGTTTTACCTGCAGAAGATTCAACGAAAGTAAACCGCCTTTTTGAAGTTCTAGATCAAGTAAGAGAAAAGGGTGAAAAAGTACTGATATTTACACAATATAAACTTATGGGTACTTTATTACAAGAATGGATTGAACAGCGATACGGAAAGAAACCCCTCTTTTTACATGGTGGTAACTCTAGAAAAGAAAGGGATAAGATGGTAGATCAGTTCCAGACAATGCGTACTGAAAACATTTTTCTACTGTCTTTAAAAGCGGCAGGTACAGGTTTAAATCTTACGCAGGCAAACCATGTGGTACATTTTGATTTATGGTGGAACCCTGCTGTAGAAGCACAAGCAACAGATAGAGCATATAGAATTGGACAAAAGAAGAATGTTATTGTGCACAGAATGTTATGTAAAGGTACAATTGAAGAGAAAATTGATGTGATGCTTCAACATAAAAAAGAACTTTCTGACATGTCTATTGCTGAAGGAGAAACGTGGATTGGTAATCTAAATGATGATCAATTGAGAGAAATGGTTCATTTAGAGGGGTAAATGAATAATATAGGGTAAGGGAAATATTTTGAAAGTTGAATATTTGTTCACCTGAGTTCAGAAATAGTATCAAATTGTCATTTTTTTAGCAAGCAATTAATTTTTGCTATTATTTGATCAATTTTTAGCCTCACATCTGTGTTAGGAGTACTAGATTGCGGAAGTAATATAAATACTTATTTAATTTTTTGATTATGACTGCAACACAAAACATCCAGACAAAAGAGCAAGCTCTAGCTACAATTATCAATAACAATCTTAAAAAGAAAAAATGGAACAAGGCATCTAAATGGTTGAAAGAGCAAATGCTACAATGGGAAATTGAAAATGTTTAAACCATTCTTTAATACAATGAAAATCACCTTTTAAAATTTAAATTTTAAAAGGTGATTTTTTATATATAAGTACTTTTTTGACCTCTATAAATACTAATTTGTTGAATGTGCTTAAAAAGGATATCATTTTAGTAATGTTACTCTATCTTGAAAATGGATTCTTCCAGAGATGATGTGAACTACTATTAAAGTGAACCATAATTCTAATTATTAGCACAACAAATAAAATGAAACAATTTTTAAGATTACTTACTCTAGTGTTGTTACACTTATGTTTTAGTACTACTACTACTACTTTTGCACAAACAGATTTAAGCTTACCTCTTTTTAATAAAAAGCTGGTAATGGCAAGAAATCAACCCCTCTATAATTTTAGTAGAGATTTAGGGCTGCTGAGAGCCATGAAATACGATAAGCTACAAGGAAATGATTTAGATAGTTTAAATGGTAGGTATAGAACATATACTCCAATGGTGTCTGAAATGTCAAACCCAATGTCTTTAGAAGAGTCTGTAGAATATGAAATGCGAGCAGCAAAAGAAATGGGTATAGATGGTTTTAAATTTATATTCTACGTTACAGGTAATCGCTATTATTTAGACAAATTTGTAAAAGTTATTAATGCTTATTTTAAAGTAGCAAATAAAGAAAATATCGATTTTAAATTTTCATTGGTTTTAATTAATCAAAAAAATAAATCTTTTGATGAAAATGAAATAAAAAGGTTATTAGTTTACCGCATTTCGGAATTATTTAGCTCAACAGATTTGTCAGACAATTGGTTAAAAACACCTGATGGAAGAATTACCCTTTTTACATCAAAACCAGAACTTATCATAAAAGACTTCTGGAAATTTAAAGGACCTAAAGAATATATTAACGACCCATCAAAAATAAAGCGTATAGCAGCTGCTTATATGGATGTAGAAACAGGTGTGGGAGAAAAAATTGCTTTTATTTACAATACTTCATTTCCAGGTAGCCAAATATTTACGAATCAAATTTTAGATTATTTTCCTGCAGTTTCTGCAAATATTTATGCTCAAGTATTTCAACCTAATATAAAATCTTTGCAGAAAGTATGTAAGAAAAGAGGTAGAGTATATATACAAGAAGTTTTTACAGATCAAGTTGGGTCACAACTTATGGTGAAAGAAACTGGTAAAAAAATTAATGAAAACTCGTCTTTATCAAAAGAGGTTTCATATAAAAATACTATGCTACTTGTACCCTCAATTAAACAAACAACTTCTTACAGAAACTTATTAGAAGAGTCAATCAATAGAGGTGCAGACTTTATCAGTTTGTCATCTTGGAATTGTTATGATGAAGGTTCTCAAGTTTCTCCAGAAGTACATCATGGCTTTAGCTATGGTATTTTATTAAAGTATTATAAGGAAATTTGGCAAAAAGGAAAAAGTGCTTCAATAAAAGAAACAGCTATGGTTTCATACAAGCAATATTCTAAAGCTTCAATGGCATCTGGAGGTATTGAATTGAGAAAAGGTATGGAGTATTCTCCTTTTGAAGAACTAGATAGTATAGAAGTAATTACTATTTTAAATGCTAAGGCAGATATTTATTGTAATGGAAATTATTTAGGAGCAGGAAAAGTGGGTATTAATGTAAACTATGCTCCTTTAGAAATGGGAATTGTAAAGGTTTCTGTAAAAAGAGGTGGATCTACTATTCTAAAAATAGAAACAGTAAAACCAATTGTAAAATCACCAACAAGAACAGATTGGCAAACGAATAGTTATTCAACTCAAGATCACGTAATGTTAAATGTAATGCAGAACTTGATTTTAGATAAAGAGATGGAAAACATGAAGAGAAGGTTTTTGATTGATGCTAGCCAACAGTCTTTGTGGAGATTAGCTGCCCATGAAAAGTTTACTACAAATATTAAAAATATTCAGAAATATGGCGATCAGCCGGAAAAATATCAGCAACTAGCATTAAAATCTAAGAAGGAATATAGAGCATCCGTTGAAAAAATTCTTACTGAATTTGATTACAAGGTGTGGATAGATATGGAAGATGAAGCAGAGAAAAATGTTGGTATTACAGATCTAAATGCACCTTTACTAGGTACTGTTATAGAAGAGTACAATGTATTGGAAGCAAACTAATATTTGTTGTGTGATTCAGGTTGTAGAGACTATCCATTTAATAGTTTAGTCTCAAATTTTTTAGATAGGAAGTTGATATTCTCAGCTTCCTATTTTTTATGTTTATAAATTTCATTGTGTTATTTAAAAAGTATCATAAAACGGTTTTGTGTTCTTTTTTGAGAGTATATTATCCATTATAAATGACTACAGGTTATAGATTGCATCATTGTTATACTAATTAACTACTACTTTAATAACTCAAAAAAACAGAAAATAATGAAAAAACTACTACACTTATTTTTATTTCTTTTTTTCTCATTATCAATCGTTGCTCAACCTAACAATAGCGAATTAGACTTACCTCTTTTTAGTAAAAAACTTGTAATTGCAGAATGCCAACCAGTATATAACTTTAGTAGAGATTTAGGGCTTCTTTCAGAAATGAAATACGAAGGGTTACAAGGTAAAGATATCGATAAACTAAGAGGGAAATACAAAACGTATACCCCAATGGTATCAGAAATGTTTAATCCGATGTCTCTTGAAGAGTCTGTAGCATTCGAAATGTTGACAGCAAAATCAATGGGTATTGATGGCTTTAAATTCACCATTTTCGTAAATGGAAATAAACATTATATAGATAAGTTTGTAAAGGTAATAGAGACCTATTTTAAAGTAGCAAAAGAACGAGAAATAGATTTTAAATTTACTTTAAATTTAATGTTTTATAAACAGAAAAGCGTTCCATCATCTCAGCTTAAAAAAGTAGCTACAGACCGTTTATTAGAAATGTTTGAAAAGACAGATCATTCAGAACATTGGTTAAAGTCTCCTGATGGAAGAGTAGTAATTTTTACTTTAAGCCCTGAATGTATAATCAAAGAAGGAATGAGTGCTAATAATGTTGATTTTTATTTAAATAACCCTAACATTATTAAAAAGATAGCGAAAGAGTTTGAAGAGATTCGTTTAAATGTAAGAGAGAAAATTGCATTTGTGTATTCTACATCTTATCCTGAAAATGGAACATACACAAATATGATCTTAGATTATTTCCCTGCTGTATCTACCATAACTTATAGTCAGGCATATAATGAAAGAATTGAACGTGTTAGAGAAATTTGTAAAGAGAGAAATAGACCATTTATTCAAGAAGTAATGGCAGATCATTTAGGTACTCAATTATTTTCTAAACAGACCGGTAAATCAATTAAATCTAATTCTCAGAAAGCAAAGGAAATAAGCCATGAGGATACTTATGTTCTTGGGCAGAATTTCAAATTAACGTCTACATACAGAGATTTATTAAGTAAGGCTGTAGAAAGAGATGCATCTTTAATAATGCTATCTTCTTGGAATAAGTATTCGTCAGGTTCTCATATTTCACCAGAGGTGCACCATGGTTTTAGTTATGGTATTTTATTAAAATATTATAAAGACTTATGGTACAACCAGAATCCTGTAAATAATGAAATTGCAATTGTATCTTTTAAGCAATATAGCATTAATCAGATGGGCTATGGGGGTATTGAGGTAAGACCAACTATAGAGTTTAAACCGTTAATAGAAAGTGATAGTATTGAAGTTATTTCAATTTTAAAAGAGCCTGCAGATATTTATTGTAACGGACATTATTTAGGTAAAGGAAAGGCAGGGTTAAATGTACATTATGCTCCATTAAAAACAGGAGAAGTTAAAGTACAGGTAAAACGCAAAAAAGCAGTTGTATTGAGGCTTATTACTGAAAAAGAAATAATTGAAAGTCCGAGAAGAACAGATTGGTTAACAAATAGCTATTCTACACAAGATGATAAGTTGAGTAGAGCATTTCAGAATATCATTTTAGATCAAGAAATGGACAACATGAGAAGAAGGTTTTTATTAGATGATAAACAACAAATGATGTGGCGTTTAGCAGCGAGTACAAAGTTTACTACAAATATTAAAAACATTCAAAAGTATGGAGATCAACCTAAAAAAATAGTTGATCTAAAAAATAAGACAAAAAGAGAATATAGAGAGGTTATAAGTGATATTTTATCCGAATTTGATTATGAAGTTTGGGTAGATATGGAAGAAGAAGCAGAAAAAAACGAGGGTATAACAAATTTATTTGCTCCAATGCAAGGTGTTGTATTAGAAGAGTACAATGTGTTGGAAGCCAACTAAAATTAGTTGTTGTGTGAGTACTAGAGAAGCAATAAGTTGTTTCTAATTTAGGTGTTGAAACAGGAAGTTGATTGCTCGACTTCCTGTTTTTTTTAGTTTAAATATGACTATCAATAGCTTCTAAAATAATTTTACAAGCTGTATCAATTTCATTATCTGAAATAGTTAAAGGAGGAGCTATTCTAAACGCATACGGCGTAGAAAGAAACCAATATGTAATAACACCCTTGTCAATACAAGTAGTAACGACGTTGTTTACAAGCTCAAAGTTTTCCATATCTATGGCAAACATTAACCCTTTTCGTCTAATTTCTTTAATAGCAGGATGTCCTTTTAATTGATCTTCTATTCGCTGCCCTTTACGTTCAACATCTTCAATAATTTTATCATCAATTAATGTATTGATAACAGCGTTAGATGCAGCACAACAAACAGGATGGCCTCCAAAAGTAGTAATATGTCCTAAAATTGGATCATGAGATAACACCTTCATTTTATCAGCAGAAGAAATAAAGCAGCCCATTGCCATACCTCCAGCCATGCCTTTAGCAATAGTTAAAATATCTGGAACTACATCAAAATGTTCGAAAGCAAAGAACTTCCCTGTTCGTCCGAACCCTGTCTGAATTTCATCAAAAATTAATTGAGCACCTACTTCATCACAACGTTTGCGGA includes:
- a CDS encoding glycoside hydrolase family 71/99 protein is translated as MKQFLRLLTLVLLHLCFSTTTTTFAQTDLSLPLFNKKLVMARNQPLYNFSRDLGLLRAMKYDKLQGNDLDSLNGRYRTYTPMVSEMSNPMSLEESVEYEMRAAKEMGIDGFKFIFYVTGNRYYLDKFVKVINAYFKVANKENIDFKFSLVLINQKNKSFDENEIKRLLVYRISELFSSTDLSDNWLKTPDGRITLFTSKPELIIKDFWKFKGPKEYINDPSKIKRIAAAYMDVETGVGEKIAFIYNTSFPGSQIFTNQILDYFPAVSANIYAQVFQPNIKSLQKVCKKRGRVYIQEVFTDQVGSQLMVKETGKKINENSSLSKEVSYKNTMLLVPSIKQTTSYRNLLEESINRGADFISLSSWNCYDEGSQVSPEVHHGFSYGILLKYYKEIWQKGKSASIKETAMVSYKQYSKASMASGGIELRKGMEYSPFEELDSIEVITILNAKADIYCNGNYLGAGKVGINVNYAPLEMGIVKVSVKRGGSTILKIETVKPIVKSPTRTDWQTNSYSTQDHVMLNVMQNLILDKEMENMKRRFLIDASQQSLWRLAAHEKFTTNIKNIQKYGDQPEKYQQLALKSKKEYRASVEKILTEFDYKVWIDMEDEAEKNVGITDLNAPLLGTVIEEYNVLEAN
- a CDS encoding glycoside hydrolase family 71/99 protein produces the protein MKKLLHLFLFLFFSLSIVAQPNNSELDLPLFSKKLVIAECQPVYNFSRDLGLLSEMKYEGLQGKDIDKLRGKYKTYTPMVSEMFNPMSLEESVAFEMLTAKSMGIDGFKFTIFVNGNKHYIDKFVKVIETYFKVAKEREIDFKFTLNLMFYKQKSVPSSQLKKVATDRLLEMFEKTDHSEHWLKSPDGRVVIFTLSPECIIKEGMSANNVDFYLNNPNIIKKIAKEFEEIRLNVREKIAFVYSTSYPENGTYTNMILDYFPAVSTITYSQAYNERIERVREICKERNRPFIQEVMADHLGTQLFSKQTGKSIKSNSQKAKEISHEDTYVLGQNFKLTSTYRDLLSKAVERDASLIMLSSWNKYSSGSHISPEVHHGFSYGILLKYYKDLWYNQNPVNNEIAIVSFKQYSINQMGYGGIEVRPTIEFKPLIESDSIEVISILKEPADIYCNGHYLGKGKAGLNVHYAPLKTGEVKVQVKRKKAVVLRLITEKEIIESPRRTDWLTNSYSTQDDKLSRAFQNIILDQEMDNMRRRFLLDDKQQMMWRLAASTKFTTNIKNIQKYGDQPKKIVDLKNKTKREYREVISDILSEFDYEVWVDMEEEAEKNEGITNLFAPMQGVVLEEYNVLEAN